The Peribacillus simplex genome contains a region encoding:
- a CDS encoding lactate racemase domain-containing protein encodes MDIISELLREIQLPKMVKVRQKFRTPQIADVAGEVKKAIKEAGVLSRINEDDRVAIAVGSRGVADLPILVRETVAAVMEAGGNPFIVPAMGSHGGATAEGQIDVLLQLGISEESVGAPILSSMEVIKLDELPNGLPVYIDKLAYKSDKIIVINRIKPHTAFRGPVESGLMKMITIGLGKQKGAEAAHAYSFKYMAEHVPEMAKISLTKAPIIFGLATIENAYDKPAKIVAVPAEELEEAEPGLLLEAKSLMPKIHFDSMDVLIVNELGKDISGDGMDPNITGNFATPYATGGPDVKRTVVLGLTEKTHGNANGIGMADMTTKAVMNEIEWEKGYANALTSTVTDVVKLPMCLDTQELAVKAAIKTCNAFDLNKVRVVRIQNTLEIGEIWISESMMEEASKNKNIEILSEPEELALD; translated from the coding sequence ATGGATATTATCTCTGAACTTTTGCGTGAAATCCAATTACCGAAAATGGTCAAAGTGAGGCAGAAATTTCGTACACCTCAAATCGCTGATGTAGCTGGTGAGGTGAAGAAGGCGATAAAAGAAGCAGGTGTCTTATCAAGAATAAATGAAGATGACAGGGTGGCAATTGCAGTAGGAAGCAGAGGGGTAGCGGACCTTCCTATATTAGTGAGAGAAACGGTGGCGGCCGTTATGGAGGCTGGCGGCAATCCCTTTATCGTCCCTGCAATGGGAAGCCATGGGGGTGCTACAGCGGAAGGGCAAATCGATGTGTTGCTTCAGCTGGGTATTTCAGAAGAATCGGTTGGAGCGCCAATACTTTCATCGATGGAAGTTATTAAACTGGATGAATTGCCAAATGGGCTCCCTGTCTATATTGATAAGCTTGCATATAAATCGGATAAAATCATAGTCATTAATCGGATAAAACCACATACGGCATTTCGTGGACCGGTTGAAAGCGGACTAATGAAAATGATTACAATCGGTTTAGGAAAGCAAAAGGGAGCCGAAGCTGCACATGCATACAGCTTTAAGTATATGGCGGAACATGTCCCTGAGATGGCGAAGATTTCCTTAACAAAAGCTCCTATCATATTTGGTCTTGCGACTATTGAAAATGCCTATGATAAACCAGCGAAAATCGTCGCAGTCCCTGCAGAGGAACTGGAGGAAGCGGAGCCGGGACTATTGCTTGAAGCAAAATCATTGATGCCAAAAATACATTTCGATTCGATGGACGTACTTATTGTAAATGAACTTGGAAAGGACATTTCGGGGGATGGAATGGATCCGAATATTACGGGTAACTTCGCCACTCCATATGCCACCGGGGGGCCGGACGTTAAACGGACCGTTGTACTTGGGCTTACTGAAAAAACTCACGGTAATGCAAATGGCATCGGGATGGCTGATATGACGACGAAGGCCGTCATGAATGAAATTGAGTGGGAAAAAGGCTACGCCAATGCACTCACGAGCACAGTGACAGATGTAGTAAAGCTCCCGATGTGTTTAGATACGCAGGAATTGGCTGTTAAAGCCGCTATCAAAACGTGCAATGCCTTCGATTTAAATAAAGTGAGAGTAGTAAGAATACAAAACACGCTTGAAATCGGTGAAATTTGGATTTCTGAAAGCATGATGGAAGAAGCTTCAAAAAACAAAAATATAGAGATCCTGTCAGAACCAGAAGAATTGGCACTAGACTAA
- a CDS encoding UxaA family hydrolase, whose translation MQFWGYRRQDGRVGVRNHVLILPTITCATQTAQRVTELVSGTVTFIHQHGCAQVGSDFDQTARTYAGMGMNPNVYGVIVLGLGCETHQAHRIGDEIAKCGKPVETVSIQEHGGTLQTIAEVAKIAVKMVQDASMVQRELCDFSELIVGTECGGSDACSGLSANPAVGRTSDLIVQQGGTAILAETTELIGAEHLIANRAANDQVAQKAYAVIKMMEDRSIQMGVDIRTGNPSPGNIEGGLSSLEEKSLGAATKSGTTRLEEVIDYAQVPTKKGLVWMDTPGHDIEQLTGMVAGGAQIVLFTSGRGTPTGSPITPVIKISTNTPMFDRMNENMDLNAGTIVDGLETVDEVGRRIMEEIQHVSNGKLTKAEILKQHDFGIWRIGPTF comes from the coding sequence ATGCAGTTTTGGGGCTACCGCCGTCAGGATGGCCGCGTCGGAGTCCGGAATCATGTACTGATTTTGCCAACGATAACATGCGCAACCCAAACTGCACAGCGCGTCACAGAATTGGTGAGCGGAACCGTCACATTCATTCATCAGCATGGCTGTGCGCAAGTGGGCTCTGATTTTGATCAAACGGCCAGAACCTATGCGGGAATGGGGATGAATCCAAATGTATATGGTGTCATCGTACTCGGCCTTGGCTGTGAAACACATCAGGCGCACCGTATTGGAGATGAAATTGCTAAATGCGGTAAACCAGTGGAAACTGTATCGATTCAGGAACATGGAGGCACTCTTCAAACCATTGCCGAAGTAGCTAAAATTGCTGTCAAAATGGTCCAGGATGCCTCGATGGTGCAACGGGAATTATGTGATTTCAGCGAGCTGATTGTCGGCACGGAATGCGGTGGGTCGGATGCATGCTCCGGCTTATCGGCAAATCCGGCTGTCGGACGTACAAGTGATTTAATTGTTCAGCAGGGGGGAACCGCAATATTAGCGGAAACGACTGAACTCATCGGTGCAGAGCATTTGATCGCTAACCGGGCGGCAAACGACCAGGTAGCCCAAAAAGCTTATGCGGTTATTAAAATGATGGAAGACCGCTCGATTCAAATGGGCGTAGATATCCGCACCGGAAATCCAAGTCCGGGAAACATTGAGGGAGGTCTCAGCTCACTCGAAGAAAAATCATTGGGGGCAGCGACAAAATCAGGCACAACCAGACTGGAAGAAGTCATTGATTATGCCCAGGTGCCCACAAAAAAAGGGCTCGTTTGGATGGATACGCCTGGCCATGATATTGAGCAATTGACGGGAATGGTCGCAGGCGGCGCCCAAATCGTTCTCTTTACAAGTGGAAGAGGCACGCCTACTGGTTCTCCTATAACACCTGTCATAAAAATCTCAACTAATACACCGATGTTTGACAGGATGAATGAAAATATGGATTTAAATGCCGGTACAATTGTTGATGGTTTAGAAACCGTTGATGAAGTGGGAAGGCGCATCATGGAAGAAATTCAGCATGTTTCAAACGGAAAACTAACAAAAGCGGAGATCTTAAAGCAGCATGACTTTGGTATTTGGAGAATTGGACCAACATTCTAA
- a CDS encoding TRAP transporter substrate-binding protein: MKKRKLFVFSTSLALAMGFLLSGCGGGEGEKTSGSGVEKKTIKVAHYFAENHPQNIALKEKFKKIVEKESNGELEVRIYANSTLGAEKEFYDGVRNGTIEMGVPGLIMQSDIPKMGVPEWPFLFRDYGHVKKVLNGPIGKELTKELDPKHGVTPLAWSANGFRMFSSNRPIKSMKDFDGLRLRMPNIPNYIKLGESLGANVSPLPISEVFTALEQKVVDAQDNPIATLRSSGWNEVQSDVLESKHMFSPNIYIINSKFYKGLTKEQQKIIQKAAKESAAYEFELMEKSYEDDKAYLKDNGIKFTTPDEDFSKQMLKASQPVYDEVFEENDWAEELVGKIKAE, encoded by the coding sequence TTGAAAAAAAGAAAGCTTTTTGTATTCTCCACAAGCTTGGCATTAGCAATGGGATTCCTTTTATCAGGATGTGGTGGAGGAGAGGGAGAAAAAACCAGTGGATCTGGAGTTGAAAAGAAAACGATTAAAGTGGCGCATTATTTTGCTGAAAATCATCCTCAAAACATTGCCTTGAAAGAAAAATTCAAAAAAATCGTTGAAAAGGAGAGTAATGGTGAACTAGAGGTGCGGATTTATGCGAACAGTACATTAGGTGCAGAAAAAGAATTTTACGACGGAGTCAGAAATGGAACGATCGAAATGGGTGTTCCAGGACTAATTATGCAGTCGGACATTCCTAAAATGGGTGTTCCTGAATGGCCCTTCCTTTTTAGGGATTACGGTCATGTAAAGAAGGTATTGAATGGACCTATAGGAAAGGAATTGACAAAAGAGCTTGATCCAAAACATGGAGTGACACCACTTGCATGGAGTGCAAACGGATTTAGGATGTTTTCGAGTAATCGTCCAATTAAGAGTATGAAAGACTTTGATGGACTTCGACTCAGAATGCCGAACATCCCGAATTACATAAAACTAGGTGAATCATTGGGGGCGAACGTTAGCCCATTACCTATTTCAGAAGTTTTTACCGCACTTGAACAAAAGGTAGTTGATGCTCAAGATAATCCCATTGCCACGCTGAGATCCTCGGGGTGGAATGAAGTTCAAAGTGATGTACTGGAATCCAAGCATATGTTCAGCCCCAATATTTACATTATCAATAGCAAATTCTATAAAGGGCTAACAAAGGAGCAACAAAAAATCATTCAAAAAGCCGCAAAAGAGTCGGCAGCATATGAATTTGAATTGATGGAAAAAAGTTATGAAGATGACAAAGCATATCTTAAGGATAATGGAATCAAATTCACTACGCCTGACGAAGACTTTTCAAAACAGATGTTAAAGGCATCTCAACCTGTTTATGATGAAGTCTTTGAGGAAAATGACTGGGCCGAGGAGCTCGTCGGAAAAATAAAAGCAGAATGA
- a CDS encoding IclR family transcriptional regulator has translation MPIIQSVERALKILDLFDERERELTITEISKRMNLHKSTVHSLLKTLQEHHYISQGEENGKYSLGLKLLERGSVVVTHLDLRNVARKHLEWLSATTNLTLHLVILDGQEGVYVDKVEGTGVTVLYSRIGRRVPIHTSAVGKSLVATKTDSELDLLLDGYDYTGPTEKSIRSKEQFLAEIEKARTNGYSMDNEENEPGIYCLAVPIKDYSGKVIAAMSVSMPASKVNEETHEYYVRLLKECSSKISQELGYEYQKI, from the coding sequence ATGCCTATCATCCAATCGGTGGAGCGTGCCTTAAAAATATTGGATTTATTTGATGAGCGTGAGCGCGAACTAACTATCACAGAGATAAGCAAGCGAATGAATTTACATAAAAGTACGGTTCATTCACTATTAAAAACCTTACAGGAGCATCACTATATTTCTCAAGGCGAAGAAAATGGAAAATACTCGTTAGGATTAAAGCTATTGGAGAGGGGAAGCGTTGTTGTGACCCATCTCGATTTGCGCAACGTAGCAAGAAAACACCTTGAATGGCTTTCAGCAACAACGAATTTAACGCTGCACCTTGTCATATTAGACGGGCAGGAAGGTGTTTATGTCGATAAAGTGGAGGGCACTGGGGTAACGGTCCTCTATTCCCGTATTGGACGACGTGTTCCGATTCATACGAGTGCTGTTGGCAAATCCCTTGTTGCAACCAAAACGGATAGTGAACTTGATTTGCTCTTGGATGGTTATGATTATACGGGGCCGACCGAAAAATCGATTAGATCCAAGGAGCAGTTTTTAGCGGAAATCGAAAAAGCACGCACTAATGGCTATTCAATGGATAATGAAGAAAACGAACCGGGCATTTACTGTCTTGCCGTACCGATAAAAGATTATTCAGGAAAGGTAATCGCTGCAATGAGTGTATCGATGCCTGCTTCGAAAGTAAATGAAGAAACACATGAGTATTATGTACGTCTATTAAAGGAATGCAGCAGTAAAATTTCGCAGGAGCTCGGTTATGAATATCAAAAAATATAA
- a CDS encoding TRAP transporter substrate-binding protein, with product MKMNNLFKRLAVGVLLPSLLLLSACGSGQNESASADGIQKRTIKAGIGNSKMHPQGKGMEKFKELVEEKSGGKMKVQNFFDATLGDDQKMTEALQGGLQEVTVPSTSPLVGMIKEFGIYDFPFVFNNEEEAYTVLDGAVGKKLLDKLPEHDLVGLGYWENGFRNITNSKHPVKTADDFKGLKLRTMQNEVHLDAFSKLGANPSPMAFSEVFTALETGTVDGQENPLATIQTQKYNEVQEYLSLTNHVYTPFVFLVSKKFWDDLSEQEQEIMSEAAQEAGKYQREVNQKENEKALKYLKEEGMKINEVEPEEVEKMKKVIQPVTEEYAQKFGPDLVEEMMKEVEKVRSK from the coding sequence ATGAAAATGAATAATTTGTTCAAACGTTTGGCGGTTGGAGTTTTACTGCCTTCATTACTACTATTAAGTGCTTGCGGAAGCGGACAAAATGAAAGCGCTTCAGCTGACGGTATACAGAAAAGAACAATCAAAGCAGGAATCGGAAATAGTAAAATGCATCCACAAGGAAAAGGAATGGAGAAATTTAAAGAACTGGTTGAAGAAAAAAGCGGGGGGAAAATGAAAGTCCAAAACTTTTTTGATGCCACCCTCGGAGATGATCAGAAAATGACGGAAGCACTTCAAGGCGGTTTACAGGAAGTAACTGTTCCTTCAACCTCACCACTTGTGGGGATGATTAAGGAATTTGGAATTTATGACTTCCCATTTGTCTTTAATAATGAAGAGGAAGCTTATACAGTACTTGATGGTGCAGTAGGCAAAAAACTTTTGGATAAATTACCTGAACATGATTTAGTAGGTTTGGGATACTGGGAAAACGGCTTCCGAAACATAACCAATAGTAAACATCCCGTTAAAACGGCTGATGATTTCAAAGGTCTGAAACTTCGTACCATGCAAAATGAAGTGCATTTAGATGCATTTTCAAAGTTAGGGGCGAATCCATCGCCGATGGCCTTCTCTGAAGTATTTACTGCGTTGGAAACTGGTACTGTTGATGGGCAGGAGAACCCACTCGCAACAATTCAAACGCAAAAATATAATGAAGTGCAAGAATATTTAAGTCTTACAAATCATGTTTATACACCATTTGTATTCCTTGTCAGTAAAAAGTTCTGGGATGATTTATCAGAACAAGAGCAAGAAATCATGAGTGAGGCCGCACAAGAGGCTGGAAAGTATCAACGGGAAGTTAACCAAAAAGAAAATGAAAAAGCACTTAAGTATCTAAAAGAAGAAGGAATGAAAATCAATGAAGTAGAACCGGAGGAAGTGGAAAAAATGAAGAAAGTCATCCAGCCAGTGACGGAAGAATATGCTCAAAAATTCGGACCGGATCTTGTTGAGGAAATGATGAAAGAAGTTGAAAAAGTGCGCAGTAAATAA
- a CDS encoding UxaA family hydrolase: protein MGEYKTLYLSTKDSVAVALSEIPANTSVVVKAELEELVVPILEPIRFGHKFAVKAIEQGADIIKYGEVIGAASAFIPAGAHVHVHNLEGKRGRGDKIAE from the coding sequence ATGGGCGAGTATAAAACACTTTACTTAAGTACTAAAGATAGTGTAGCTGTCGCTTTATCCGAAATCCCTGCAAACACATCAGTGGTTGTGAAGGCAGAGCTTGAAGAACTTGTCGTACCCATTCTTGAACCGATTCGTTTTGGACATAAGTTCGCAGTCAAAGCCATCGAACAAGGAGCAGACATAATTAAATATGGGGAAGTCATAGGTGCAGCCTCAGCTTTTATTCCCGCTGGTGCACATGTTCATGTACACAATTTAGAAGGTAAAAGAGGAAGGGGTGACAAAATTGCTGAATGA
- a CDS encoding TRAP transporter small permease, producing MNKISRILENSLNIIMAAALAIMVVLVFGNVVLRYFFNSGITWSEEMSRYLFIWLTFLGAIGAFKNKEHLGVDMVIKRLPNKMKKVVLVISDLLMLFVLLLILDGSWKMTMINIDSAAPATGMPLAFVYGTGILVSVSMGSMIIFNLYRIFFNKIKDEELVMISESEELISLHADEFESDIRIIKEEKQG from the coding sequence GTGAATAAAATATCCAGAATCTTGGAAAATTCGTTAAACATTATTATGGCAGCTGCCTTAGCAATAATGGTCGTACTCGTGTTTGGTAATGTAGTTCTTCGTTATTTCTTTAATTCAGGGATTACTTGGTCAGAGGAAATGTCAAGGTATCTCTTTATTTGGTTGACGTTCCTCGGCGCAATCGGAGCTTTCAAAAACAAAGAACACTTAGGTGTCGACATGGTCATTAAAAGGCTCCCGAATAAGATGAAAAAAGTGGTACTGGTTATTAGTGATTTGCTGATGTTATTCGTTCTTCTCTTAATCCTGGATGGAAGCTGGAAAATGACCATGATAAACATTGATAGTGCTGCTCCGGCCACTGGAATGCCACTGGCATTTGTATATGGGACAGGTATTCTTGTAAGTGTTTCAATGGGCAGCATGATCATATTCAACTTGTATCGGATTTTCTTCAATAAAATTAAAGACGAAGAATTAGTGATGATAAGTGAGTCAGAAGAGCTAATTTCCCTCCATGCTGATGAATTTGAGTCAGATATTAGGATAATTAAGGAGGAGAAGCAGGGATGA
- a CDS encoding fumarylacetoacetate hydrolase family protein, with product MRIIRYVKENKKQLAAVTNENYVVDLPFTDFMSLITTARHENRTAFDIIKQIIAEGEKRPLEGLQLTTPIDAPEVWASGVTYKKSKEARNYEATQGKLDRQTFYDKVYDAVRPEIFFKSTAARTVGPNDPVYLRSDSKWQIPEPELGLVIDKEGTVLGYIAGNDMSCRDIEGENPLYLPQAKVWKNSCSIGPAILLKEAVPDPYELKIMCRIYRNEEKVFEGEAKVNQLKRKLEELVDYLVLDNTVFDGSVLLTGTCVVPPNEFTLKGDDRIEIEIPGIGVLNNPVIQSKAVQTI from the coding sequence ATGAGAATTATTCGCTATGTAAAAGAAAATAAGAAACAACTTGCTGCCGTGACAAACGAAAACTATGTGGTGGACCTTCCATTTACGGATTTTATGTCGTTGATTACAACGGCACGCCATGAAAACAGAACGGCGTTTGACATTATAAAACAAATTATCGCCGAAGGGGAAAAACGGCCATTGGAAGGTCTTCAATTAACAACGCCTATCGACGCACCGGAAGTATGGGCATCTGGCGTTACATATAAGAAAAGCAAGGAAGCACGTAACTACGAAGCGACACAAGGAAAGCTGGACCGCCAAACTTTCTATGACAAAGTTTATGATGCAGTGCGTCCTGAGATTTTCTTTAAATCGACTGCAGCAAGAACCGTTGGCCCGAATGATCCGGTATACTTGCGTTCAGATTCAAAATGGCAAATTCCGGAGCCTGAGCTTGGTCTTGTCATCGATAAAGAGGGAACGGTACTCGGATATATCGCCGGTAATGACATGAGCTGCCGTGATATTGAAGGTGAAAATCCGCTTTATCTTCCACAGGCAAAAGTATGGAAAAACTCTTGCTCCATTGGACCGGCCATCTTGTTAAAAGAGGCAGTTCCGGATCCATATGAGCTTAAAATCATGTGCCGTATTTATCGAAATGAAGAAAAAGTATTTGAAGGTGAAGCGAAAGTAAACCAATTGAAACGAAAATTGGAGGAGCTTGTCGACTATTTAGTCTTAGATAACACTGTTTTTGACGGATCAGTGCTACTTACAGGTACATGCGTGGTTCCGCCAAATGAATTTACATTGAAAGGCGATGACCGAATCGAAATCGAAATACCAGGGATTGGAGTATTAAACAACCCGGTTATCCAAAGTAAAGCAGTTCAAACAATTTAA
- a CDS encoding TRAP transporter large permease: MIGVFVGSLLGAMGLGIPIAFALLVSSVVLMYFLGIFDSQIIAQNLISGADNFPLMAIPFFMLAGEAMNRGGLSRRIVEMAMKLVGHIKGGLGYVAIIASVLFASLSGSAVADTAALGAILIPMMVKSGYDVNRSSGLIASGGIIAPIIPPSIGFIIFGVASGVSITKLFMAGIVPGILLAVGLTVTWAIVARKDKVAVNPRASAKEIFTSLRQGIWALFLPVIIIGGLKFGLFTPTEAAVVAAVYAIFVGLVIYREMKVKDLYEVFVHAGKMTSVVMFLVAAALVSSWLITVADLPGQVIGLLEPFMDHPFLLLIMINLLVIVVGTAMDMTPTILILTPVLMPLVVAAGIDPVYFGVLFILNNAIGLLTPPVGTVLNVMCGISKISMEDIMKGIWPFLLVEVIVLILLILFPSLVLVPLEWFTS, translated from the coding sequence ATGATAGGTGTATTTGTCGGATCTTTACTGGGAGCCATGGGACTTGGAATACCTATTGCATTTGCCTTACTTGTCAGTAGCGTAGTGCTTATGTACTTTCTTGGTATTTTTGATAGTCAAATTATCGCACAAAACCTAATCAGTGGCGCGGATAACTTTCCTCTAATGGCCATACCGTTCTTTATGCTGGCAGGAGAGGCGATGAATCGGGGCGGTTTATCACGCCGTATCGTTGAGATGGCAATGAAATTGGTTGGCCATATCAAGGGAGGCCTTGGCTATGTTGCGATCATTGCGAGTGTGTTGTTTGCGAGTTTATCGGGATCTGCTGTTGCCGATACGGCAGCGCTTGGGGCTATATTAATTCCAATGATGGTGAAGTCCGGTTATGATGTGAACCGGTCAAGTGGGTTGATTGCATCAGGTGGCATCATTGCCCCGATCATTCCGCCAAGTATTGGCTTTATCATTTTCGGTGTCGCGAGTGGTGTGTCCATTACAAAGCTGTTCATGGCAGGAATCGTTCCAGGTATTTTACTAGCGGTTGGACTTACGGTTACCTGGGCCATTGTTGCACGAAAAGATAAAGTCGCCGTTAACCCCCGAGCTTCAGCAAAAGAAATATTTACTTCTCTTCGTCAAGGCATTTGGGCTCTATTCCTGCCCGTCATTATCATTGGTGGATTGAAATTCGGTTTATTTACACCGACTGAAGCGGCAGTGGTGGCTGCAGTCTATGCAATATTTGTCGGTCTAGTAATCTATCGCGAAATGAAAGTGAAAGATTTGTATGAGGTCTTTGTTCATGCTGGAAAAATGACGAGTGTTGTCATGTTTCTGGTTGCTGCAGCACTCGTGTCATCCTGGCTGATAACTGTAGCCGATTTACCTGGTCAGGTAATTGGATTGCTGGAGCCATTTATGGATCATCCATTCCTTCTATTAATCATGATAAACCTATTGGTTATCGTAGTTGGAACTGCTATGGATATGACGCCGACTATCCTTATTCTAACACCTGTCTTGATGCCATTGGTGGTCGCTGCAGGTATTGATCCAGTTTACTTTGGTGTCCTGTTTATCCTGAATAACGCCATCGGCTTACTTACACCACCTGTCGGAACCGTTTTAAATGTCATGTGCGGCATAAGTAAGATCAGTATGGAAGATATCATGAAGGGGATTTGGCCATTCTTGCTCGTTGAAGTGATTGTATTGATCTTGTTGATTTTGTTTCCTTCCTTAGTGCTTGTTCCTCTAGAATGGTTTACTTCCTAA
- a CDS encoding dihydroxy-acid dehydratase domain-containing protein, with protein MTQLYPLIDNEINPYRDNVQGKANEPITVAGLLDRSKLTLGSTYEGGKPDWTLEEIYMRLERNAPRIAIIGGSSDHPAHIMDYQTSARAAIRIWQNGGVPFHFSTPVMCDGTAQNNQGMSYSLQSRNAVAQMVVNQLEAHSYHGAFVIQGCDKQPLGVVSALAHVDRVRRNRGEAPFFATFAPAHVLEGGSIPADVIEELETLAKKAESKGAADVAVDLRDTMAYILQCSSNTAFQGVFERAYERGILTKEQHKYFEMRLAVATCDGQGGVCAFNGTGNSSRHLVAGMGLVHPAVELLTDPPTQRQINSVLDSFAGMINEERYGVANIVAANIKNAIRIHSASGGSTNLMMHIVAGMLYAGFKFSLWDLDRIHHSHPIPDLFDYSLTEGRDIYSLAMQCCSGTSRGMETLFYELIENGVPMDQDAPTVAAKTWKERLAITSSLKAVNVKKNQVILSTPRRGFSGVDVLKGNFFESAVVKISGMPTPQLDQFDDKLAFVLYYENEDDANKSLLDSNLLSKIKEQKLFEHNLLLESLKYNNEQEWSLLKNASYGELFDRMVEEGTLKIAVIISGQGPVAFGMPEMFTPMQHINANRVMKKIATIISDGRYSGVTYGAAIGHMTPESYEGGGIGLLKSGDVIHLQLRDRRIDFVDATQLYSGKVVHDFADHFIEERQSLAAERKQRMKVRQKMVAASNRMFGHTDAANGVVPIAVIEDAVLDYEQDILLQGKKVEIK; from the coding sequence ATGACACAGCTATATCCACTAATCGATAACGAAATTAACCCTTACCGCGATAATGTACAGGGAAAAGCAAATGAACCCATTACGGTTGCGGGTCTGTTGGATCGTTCGAAGCTGACGCTTGGCTCCACATATGAAGGGGGGAAGCCTGATTGGACGCTTGAGGAAATTTATATGCGGCTAGAGAGGAACGCCCCGCGTATCGCAATTATCGGTGGTTCGTCCGATCATCCGGCCCATATAATGGATTACCAAACGTCGGCACGGGCAGCAATCCGCATCTGGCAAAACGGCGGCGTGCCGTTTCATTTCTCGACACCAGTAATGTGTGATGGAACTGCGCAAAACAATCAAGGGATGAGCTACTCTCTCCAGAGCCGAAACGCGGTTGCACAAATGGTTGTCAACCAGCTAGAAGCTCACAGTTATCACGGTGCATTCGTCATTCAAGGGTGTGATAAGCAGCCTCTTGGTGTTGTAAGTGCACTCGCACATGTGGATCGTGTTCGCCGAAACCGTGGTGAAGCACCCTTTTTCGCAACATTCGCACCTGCTCACGTATTAGAAGGCGGCTCGATTCCAGCTGACGTGATCGAGGAATTGGAAACTCTCGCGAAAAAAGCGGAAAGTAAAGGAGCTGCTGATGTAGCCGTTGATTTACGAGATACAATGGCATATATATTGCAATGTTCATCGAATACTGCATTCCAGGGCGTGTTTGAACGGGCCTATGAACGAGGAATATTGACGAAGGAACAGCATAAATATTTTGAAATGAGACTTGCTGTCGCAACATGTGACGGGCAGGGAGGTGTATGTGCCTTCAATGGTACGGGGAATAGTTCACGTCATTTAGTGGCAGGCATGGGTCTCGTTCATCCAGCCGTGGAGCTGTTAACCGATCCGCCAACACAACGCCAGATTAACTCGGTTCTTGATAGCTTTGCCGGAATGATAAACGAAGAGCGTTACGGCGTGGCCAACATTGTCGCTGCGAACATAAAAAATGCAATCCGCATTCACAGCGCTTCGGGTGGTTCTACTAACTTAATGATGCATATTGTCGCCGGCATGCTTTATGCAGGATTCAAATTCAGCTTATGGGACCTTGACCGCATTCATCATTCACACCCAATTCCTGACTTATTTGATTACAGTTTGACAGAAGGAAGGGACATTTATTCACTTGCGATGCAGTGTTGCAGTGGGACAAGCAGGGGAATGGAAACACTTTTTTATGAACTTATCGAGAATGGTGTACCAATGGATCAGGATGCGCCGACTGTCGCAGCAAAAACCTGGAAAGAACGTCTTGCGATTACAAGTAGCCTAAAAGCGGTTAACGTAAAGAAAAATCAGGTCATTTTATCCACTCCACGCCGTGGATTCAGCGGTGTTGATGTATTAAAAGGAAACTTCTTTGAAAGCGCCGTTGTAAAAATCAGCGGAATGCCGACACCGCAGCTTGACCAATTCGATGATAAGCTGGCATTTGTCCTTTATTACGAAAATGAAGATGATGCAAATAAAAGCCTGCTCGATTCAAATCTGCTTTCAAAAATAAAAGAGCAAAAGCTTTTTGAACATAATTTATTGCTCGAATCTCTTAAATACAACAATGAGCAGGAATGGTCTCTTCTAAAAAATGCTTCCTATGGGGAATTATTTGACAGGATGGTTGAAGAAGGCACATTGAAAATTGCGGTCATTATCTCAGGGCAGGGGCCAGTAGCATTCGGAATGCCGGAAATGTTTACACCAATGCAACACATCAATGCAAATCGTGTTATGAAGAAAATCGCTACGATCATTAGCGACGGCCGCTATTCAGGAGTCACATATGGTGCTGCTATAGGACATATGACACCGGAATCGTATGAAGGCGGCGGCATTGGTTTACTTAAATCAGGGGATGTAATCCACCTTCAGCTTCGTGACCGACGGATTGATTTTGTAGATGCTACTCAACTATATTCAGGAAAGGTTGTTCATGATTTTGCTGATCATTTTATAGAAGAAAGACAATCATTGGCAGCTGAACGCAAGCAGCGGATGAAAGTTAGACAAAAAATGGTTGCCGCCAGCAACAGGATGTTTGGACATACAGATGCAGCAAATGGTGTTGTTCCAATCGCTGTCATTGAGGATGCGGTCCTTGATTATGAACAGGATATCTTACTCCAAGGAAAAAAAGTTGAAATAAAGTGA